The Rhodococcus sp. ABRD24 genome contains the following window.
ACGGAACTGCCAGTCACGTACCCCGGTGTCGTTGCCGACGCAGTAGCCCGCGATGTGGTCTTCGGCCCGGTCGACGGGTATGTGGCGTCCCGCCGTGCCGATGATGGCGACGAGCTCGACCTCCCAGTCGTTGCTGACGCTCAGGCTCGAATGCGGAAGCATGATCTGGTCGTTGGCACCGATGAGGCTCTCAGGGTATTTAGCGAAGATCGACGGGAACTCTGGTTGCGCCCGGCCGAGCTCGGCCGCGTGGGAGCCGAAGTTGAACCCGACCAGGAAGATCTTCGCCGACGACAGAGTCACGACCGGTGCGAGGTCCGTCGGTTCGAAGCTGATCGCCTCGCCGTCGGCGCGGGCCAGAGTCTCCCAGCCCTCGGTGTTGAGAAGGGCGCCAACGTCGGGCGAATCCAGCAGGATCGCGCTCGTCTCGGATTCCACGCGGGCTGCGCGGGTGCCGGTGGGGGTTCGCAAGGTTGCCAGACGCATTGTTCGAAAC
Protein-coding sequences here:
- a CDS encoding fumarylacetoacetate hydrolase family protein, with amino-acid sequence MRLATLRTPTGTRAARVESETSAILLDSPDVGALLNTEGWETLARADGEAISFEPTDLAPVVTLSSAKIFLVGFNFGSHAAELGRAQPEFPSIFAKYPESLIGANDQIMLPHSSLSVSNDWEVELVAIIGTAGRHIPVDRAEDHIAGYCVGNDTGVRDWQFRNRPPLMGKIWESMTPIGPWLTTDAGPVQEMRLTTDVDGVRVQDGTGADMIFSPATVVSYISTVIALQPGDMIFLGTPPGIAMGQDPEPWLRPGQVLTTTISGLGELRNECVESLAPTTTDWTVS